From one Armatimonadota bacterium genomic stretch:
- a CDS encoding DUF47 family protein gives MKRFRFMPTEENFFELFEEIAQALVEAAKVLHELIANYDDIEHKTHLLREMEKRIDRATGGICDRLNISFVTPIDREDIHNLAVSMDEVLDYIEASADRMKLYGVEDPAAEVPETAEISAILVQATEQIQIGIKALSNLRQIDQVLNPCVKINELENDADKLLRKALNRLFKEKTRPLDIVKWQEIIYRLELATDKCEDVANVLESIVVKNA, from the coding sequence ATGAAACGTTTTCGCTTCATGCCTACGGAAGAAAACTTCTTTGAGCTTTTTGAAGAAATAGCCCAAGCCCTTGTCGAAGCTGCCAAGGTGCTCCACGAATTAATCGCTAATTACGATGACATTGAGCATAAAACTCACTTACTTCGTGAGATGGAAAAGCGGATAGACCGAGCGACCGGCGGAATATGCGATCGATTGAATATTAGCTTCGTAACGCCAATTGACCGGGAAGATATACACAACCTTGCGGTTTCAATGGATGAGGTTCTTGATTATATAGAGGCATCTGCCGACCGCATGAAGCTTTATGGTGTTGAGGACCCTGCAGCGGAAGTGCCTGAGACGGCGGAGATATCTGCTATCCTTGTCCAGGCTACTGAGCAAATTCAAATTGGCATCAAGGCGCTTTCAAATCTTCGGCAGATTGACCAAGTACTGAATCCTTGCGTTAAAATAAACGAGCTGGAAAACGACGCGGATAAGTTGCTTAGGAAAGCACTGAACCGATTGTTTAAAGAAAAGACAAGGCCACTCGATATAGTCAAGTGGCAGGAGATTATCTACAGATTAGAGTTAGCCACAGATAAGTGTGAAGATGTGGCAAATGTTTTGGAAAGCATAGTGGTGAAAAATGCTTGA